In Thunnus thynnus chromosome 17, fThuThy2.1, whole genome shotgun sequence, the genomic window gaatggaaaaaccatattagacacaaattattattaaaagtagAGAATGTTATAGAACTTCAAGACATGTCTGGAGGGCATCTTAAAGTTTCTTTTAGCTAAAGACTTGATTTAATGTGCAATGTTTCAATTCTATTGattgtaattaattaaatacacttttaataacattttagtAACTGACTGGACAGTTTTCATAGCATACTGTTGTGTTTCATAGCAACATGTTGCTCCATCACTCCGACCTTGAGATGAATCATCAGGAAGGTTCTGTAGTAGTACTTTTATATTTGTACTACACAAAATCTACTACTAAAGTGCACTGAACATGCAGGTTATGACAGGCAGGACGTGTATAATACTGATGATTGAACATCATTATAGTAAGTAAACCACCTCCAATCAAAGACAACTGATGGTTTATATCATGTTTAGGCATAAACAAGAAGACTGGCTGGCAGCCCGGGGTCGATCAGGTAGAATTCCTGAGGTTTACCTCAGTAATATCAGGattctttactgtgttttttggCAAGTAGACCATGTTTGTTGCCACAGATTTACCACAGAATCTTCTTCCCACACTCTTGGATCTTGCAAAAAGCTTCAACAatagaacaaaaaataaaataaaacaagtgatGCCTTTAAAAGCTTAAAGGAAAGGCTTGTTTTCTCGGGTTGCAGATgtctttttaattcatttccttTGGCTGTTAAGTTTCTGGCTTGCGTACAGACCAGGTTGTGTGTGTCTCCGTCTGAAGGTCGACCCTTCAGACGGCAGAATCTACAGTGTTTGTAGCTGAGCTCCATCTTCCCGTATGAAGAAGCAGAGGGTGACCTTGCTGTATTATTTTTCCACAAGTTCTGCCAAGATTTTAAAGCCATACCTCAGCAGTTAAAGCACCACGGTTATAAAGCTGTGGGCCACCAGTAAAACctctcattttacattttaattgagGTGTTTAGTTTTACTGTATAAACCACAATTTGCTTCGTTTAAAATAACATTGTCTCTCTGttcttctgtgtctctctcGTTTATCCAACAGCTGATACGTCTTGGGAGTGATGCACTGGCTTCccctggttgccatggtgattgCCTCGGCCCTGCCCTTTCCTCACAACCCTGTGTCCAGGATTGCTGCCGCGACGACAGAGCTCGGCTTCGACAAGCGCAGAGAGCACCGTCATGAGCCGGCCGCTCGCCCCGCAGCTCCCGCGGAGCCCCTTACGGACTACAACTTCCATGGAAACGCCTCACAAATGGACTACAACATGACCGCTGCTCTTAGCCAACAAACCAACACACAAAACCTCCAGAACCGTAAGGATTATGCAAAATCCTCCGCAGATGAAGAGACCTCCACGTTCAAAGTGGAGAATCAAGGAACCTACCAGTCAAATAGCAACTCAGGCAGCGACGACGAAAGCAGTGACAGTTTGGATGTTTCCACAGAAGGAGGAACACTCAGGACCGAGGATATTTCTGAGGATAATTCTCTACCAAAGGACTACaaagctgacagcagcagccgACAAGATTACTTGAGTTTTGCGGACTTTTCCAGGAAGGACAATCAGGACTCTACGGATCGACCGTTAGAGGTTTCTGCAGTGGAAACACATAGTGCTGTCAGTCCTGCTGCTAAACTAAAGGCTCAGAGAGGACCAGAACCCACCGTTCCCTCGGTGCAGCGGAGAGATGCATCGACAGTTGGGACACCGGTGGCTGGAAGAAGCCTGACTGAGGAGGGCCTGACCCTGGAGGCAGGGCTGGGTCTAGGAACCGGGTTGGACAATATCCTCGAAGGAGACGAGATGTTTCTTGACTTGCATCCTCGAGTCCTGTTCTCGCCCTCTCCGTCGCCCCCGGAAcacccccctctcctcctcatgtTGGAGACCGGCCTGCTGGAGGAGGACGGgaacagagaggagcaggaggacaCGGACGGACACATCGAGGGACACGGGGACCGGGCGATCGACCGGAGCACGACTCTGAGTTGGGCAGACTCTTCTAGAGTTACTAGCGAAGCCACCCGTCCTCTTAAAAGGGATAAACGCTCGCACTTGATTgacaggaggagaggggaaaagTCAGTATGCGAGTCTGAAAGCGTCTGGGTCACCGACAAGAAGAGCGCCATCGACTCCCATGGTCAACAGGTCACCATCTTGCAGGAAATCCAGACCCAGACGGGACCGCTCAAACAGTACTTCTACGAGACTCGCTGCCGCCAGGCCGAGCAGCCCAGCAATGCCGGCAGGTCGCAGGGGTCGAGGGGTGCCGCGGCGTCAGCGAAATCCACGGGGATGGGCGTAGCGGGGGCCGGCTGCTTGGGCGTGGATAAAAAACAGTGGGTGAGCGAGTGCAAAGCCAAGCAGTCGTACGTCCGAGCGCTCACCAAAGACGCGAACAACAGAACCGGATGGAGGTGGATCCGCATCGACTCGTCCTGCGTCTGCGTGCTGCTGTCCAGAGCGAATCAGACAATGGGGAGGGAGGTCTTGACGAGGCAAGggagaggctgagagagagagagagaaagagaggaggagaggggaggggaggagatagagagagatgaCAAGAAGTAGAGagtgacacagagcagagcagctgtGACATCCTTCTGTGTGCACTTTCACTTGCTGGTgacatttcctttaaaaaaaaaaaaatgatggcaGCCTTAATccaccattttttttctctctctctctcttcctccctccctccctccgtcaCAACTTCAAAAAGACTTTTGAAAAACACACGAAGACCTCAATACTAGATCTTAGGGAAAATTGTCATATatagagattttaaaaaagtactgtttttgtatgattttatcTTTCATAATCTAAGTTATTTTTGATTAGTACGTAAGCATGTGTATGTCTTTGATATTAATATATtcctctttatatatatatgtgtacaaTATGACAGCAGTATACCTTTATGTATGAAGCtatgtatatctgtgtgtatttatagaaGAAGTCTTCATGGAGCAGTAGGTAGGTCTCTCCAGTGTCTGATGATAATTCCAGCCTCCGCTCCGCTCGGGTTTGTGAGAGGAAGGAGCGCCACCTACTGAGGCTCCGTTTTACTGCTCCACACTGTTCCCATATGGATTAACAAGGATGTTGTAACAGTGCTTTTTAGCAACTGAGTCTGatgggggggggtggggaggggaggggaggggaggagggggggggggatgtatCGGATACACAAACTACAGCATGGGCAGCATATTTAGGCATGATTTCACTCGCGCTGattatttttgtgtctgtggTTCATGAGTAAAATGTGGTTCATGAATGTAAAACCATGTAGTTTTGTGAATTATACGACACCGAAAAACGAGATAATTTTACCATCTGCTGGTATGTTTGGTTTGCCTGCCGAATGTGGTAATAAAGGATCTTTGTACTCAGCAAGTTATTTTCACACTGATGTGCATACACGTGCAGATTTAAGTCTCAAACCAATTAAAGGTATCATATATGGTAAATTTCAGGTATTTTACTGCTGTTATTTACTGGTAACAGCttcttaaaacacacagttgactagaactgcaacaattagtcgaccgtcagaaaattaatcaactattttgatgatcaatgaagtgttttagtcattttttttaagcaaaaatgccaaatttcTCTGGTTTCAACctcttaaatgttaataatttctggtttctttagtcctctaaacagtaaactgaatatatttgtgtaGTTGACTATTAGACGGGACAAATGAAGACAAATGAAGACATTTCAGGTTGCATCTTGGAgtttgtgaacatttttcactgttttctgatattctatAGTGCAATCAACTCATTGATTATTCAAGGAAACGACCAGTAGATTAGtcgatagtgaaaataatccttagctGCAGCCGTACAGTTGAATATCTGCAGAAAGTGCAAAAAACAATCAGGAGAAGGAAAGTGGAGAAAGTTTGCGATGATCAGCAGATCCACCCGGAtcgctttattttattttttttctcttttacatcaccattatcatcatcatcatcatcatcagtattGTTTATTTTCCATATGATATTTTCAATTTGTATTACTATCACTTTTTATCATGGAAATCTGTTAAATCATTGCACAATTTGTTCTCAaaatgtacacatacagtagcgTATTTGAATGACTATTTTCaatgtttcatatttacttttaaaactAGTTCAAATGAAGATCAAGAAGGAACGGAACATGTACATACATTTATCCAATACATAcctaaagaaaataaatagttatcgtaaaaaataaaaaatacaactgaaaaaaatacacacattttacaaattGATCCCCCAggctccccccctcccctcccccccccctccgtaGGTTTATCatacagatatatttttttcttttttttgtaacgACACCTCATATCTTcaccaccaaaaaaaaatgttttaggtCATTTGTCGTTTGTTTGACATGCATCGTAAACACAGAGGCTAAAGGTTTTGTTTCCTGGGCTTCCTCGGGcttccccctctcctcttcttcttcttctgcctccCTCTGATCTCACCCCcgcctcccctccctcccctccccctcccctcccccagaCAGCTCTTGGTTTCTGTTATGGCTTGTGTGTGCAGTAAAATGaccatccttttttttttgtttgttgttgttgtttgtttgttttctttcctccctccctccctttgaGTCGCTGTTTTGTCTCCCTGTCGCCTCTCCCATCATCAGGATTACCCAAGACCCTGAGCTGATGATTACAAGTCATAAACCGCACGGCGACGTTGTGGAGGGCTCGTGAGGAATTTGAGTCCGGCTTCGATGGCGTGGCCTTCTTCTTTAATGTATTTACAACTTTGGTACCGCTTAATAATAAGGCATACTTTATAAAAAGGTTTATATTTTGTAACTGATGGCTTGAttaatgttaaaacatttattaaagctTTAGCTACAGTATTTTTCCAAGAAAACTTTTGGGTTGCGAGGTTGTGAAAAAAACCTTTGGCTGGTGTAGAAACTCCCCCACAATCACTTCCTGTCTATTGAGTGAAATAATTTGCACCAAaatccaacaacaacaacaacttgttaacattttaaactctGTATACCTGTATGATGATTTACTGTAGTGGAGGAActctttaatatttatttacattttatttttttattaattttagattttattcaaCTATATTTGACTGCACATCTACCGGCTTGTAGTAAAGTCAGCAACTTGTGACTTTTCAAATGACATATTCTCTACTAAACCACCAAGTCTGcagttattaatgttaataagatgttaattatttgttaataatctctctttttccaGAATATATAGTAAGCGTCCATCATTGGGATTCTCCCCAATGAATTAAAAAGCTAGATAGAAAGACAAATTTTACACCATAAAAATTTTTCACAACTCTGTGACCCAAAACTTGTCCTTATTAAAAGCTTATTACCGATCTACAAAGCTTTAATAAATTGTTAACATTAGTAAACCTTTCTAAAGTCAGCCTTTTTTTAGAAAGTGGCACCAACACTAACTTTATGGATTTCCTGCCAGCGACATCATGAAATCACTGAACACAATGCCTCTGTGGCCTCGCTCCGCCCTGCTCCATCCACCTCCGTACCTTTGATCTCTATAATGGGGTCCCTTCAAAAGAGGTTACTCAGCCTATCGGCTTTCAAGGTGCCAATAGACAAAGCACGAGGAGGGTCTCCTTCTGATGTGGTCGGAGCTAAATGTTGGTCTGAATCCGGACATGTTTTACTACACCACTCCGACCAATTGGGGACACTTAGACGCCCCTGACAGGACCATAGAAACCAACAATAGAGCCACAATGGCTGACACTGGACACCGACTCGTGAGCAGAAAGGAGAACACCGGTGTCGTTTAGAGTTATAACCCATTTACGCCCATCTAGACAAGGTTCCCCCCAACTCATTTTAcagtttctcttgttttttaaaaacccaaaCTTTCCGGTGAGGTTAACATCTGCCCCGGCTAACAAAGACCTGTTATTGAGCAGAAGTTGTAAGGCGACATGTTTAGTTGTTTTCATACTGTTAAAGAGAACAAACGGCAGCAAGTGGCTTCTTCTAAAAGGAAGGAAAACGAGCCCTGATACTGCCAACTGTACTGACTGTGTGCAGACACCGACAGGAATGAAGAGATTGGAAACCTGCACGACCGGCACAAGCCTAACCAACACCGGCGTTGTCCTTTATTAACCCCACAGCACAGTCAcgctgagagagaaagagcaaagacagaatgacaggaagagagagacaagagagagaaaacagctgatcCCGTCCTACCTTCCTAGTCTAGTCGgaaaatacattcatacattctTCATGTCATTTTCCCCCTTTTATTCCTTTGCTTCTGTTATTGCAGAATGGTCAGACCGATAGATTTATTTTGAAGTTAAATGGTTATATTCATTGCTTCTTTCTCCGTGGATGAGCGAGAGGGTCCTCTAGTCCCCAAATCCAGTCAGCGCCCTGAGGAGAGAAACAGCATTACTCCCACGTCACTGCTTCTGTGGCCTTAATTCAACTCTTACCTAAATCCCCACCAACCAAACCCACCACTTAATGACCTTAGGGGAACTACTGAAAATCCCAGGCTCAAACCAATCCACTACGACAAACATGCATGAAACAACCAGACTCAATGAATGTGCCTGgcactgtctgtttttttttgtctccacaCACGGATGAAACACTGCTGGATAAGTTTAATTAATGCGGCGGACGGCTCTCACCTCAGCCCCCTTCAACAGGAGTACGTCCTCACTGAGGCAGATTCACCCCGGGCACCAGAGTTGGCTGTGTTGGAGACCGGGAGACAGACACAGATGGGGTTATTATCGTAACCGCAATGTCTTAAACACCGCTGACCTTCCACAAGCATTCCTATTAAGAAGTGGAATGAGGGATAATAGTCTTCCTCTGTACTTTGAAGCGTCTGTTCCTTGTTATTGCCAGTCGCTCCGCTAAAGGAAACTGAAAATTCCACTGCCAAACTAATGGCAGAGTAGCATGAAAAACAACCAACTGCTTTGCGCCTGTGACTCTGGCTTTTGCATTTAATGTGTCTTATATAACGTGTACGCTGGCTGGAAGACAAATGTTTCTGTTCAAGGCTCATTTCCAAGAAAATCAAGATGTAAACACACGGCTCATTTATAATCAGGTCTGCGGAATAGTTGCACCTGATCGGGGGTTTGCCCTCCTGTCCTCCTGTAACCGAGCTACAACAGACCTTTTGCCCCGATTCCTGTCATGCCCTTCATGTGAGTAATGCCATATAGAGTAGCAGGCTCTCACACCGTCGTCTAAATTGAGACGCGCCTCCAGGGCTCGGAGGAGctgaacaaatgtgaatatgaGAGCCAAGGTGTCAGAGGTCACGGGTCGTACTCACCGTCACTCTGAACTTTTCTCAGGGTAACCGAGGGCGTGGAGATGGCTGAGGCACGGAAGTTAGCAGGCAGGGTCTCGGCGGAGTCAGAGGTCACGCCCCGTAGGTCTTTCTCCCTAAACATCTTCCTCCAGGAGGGCGAGCGGGTGAATGTCTTAGTTCCATCCTGGCAGATAGagagggtttgtgtgtgtgaatgagaagaTGCCTGCTCAAGCAAACCATCACTTAGACAAATCTATGGGTGCTTCTCATTACCTTTCATGTCTCCTCGAGGCTGCCTGAGCGAGGATACAAGAGACCATCCTTCACAGTCTTTTATCAAACTGATGCACCGCTTTATTGGAAATCTGTAGTgtttggacgctgcagctgagcGGACTGATCTGATACTACATCACCGCggttttatacaaataacaGAACCGATTCAGGTGTAATATCGCTCCCAAGTTGagattttgtttgctttctgaTTCCTAATTTagttaaaattgttttatttgtgttcacTGTAGGTCTGATTAATAAAGGACGCATAAAACAACTTTCATCATTCATCAGaaaggtttttcttttcattctccCATTTGAAATAACAATCAGACATTTGAATGAAATATCGTTTTTTATGAGGCTAAAAAATCGGGTGCAAAGTATATTTCGAGTATATACTTGAGCTACTAGCCAAATTATTCCTACAAATTACAAGACATACTCATCATAACATGGACTATTAAATAATGAACTTAGaaacagaatatcaataaatacagactcagataattaatacatttaaaacaagtaAATGGCTGCATTGAGCATCTGACCAGTAACTTTACAAACTGTTTTGACGGATCGGTTTgtcaaacagtttattttaagAGAAACATGCAGAGATATTTCACCTTCTCTTTCGTCATGTTGGACAGCGCactctcattattattattatttggacGGATCATCACATAATTTCTGCTAATAGAAACTCCATCAAGGCATCAAAAGATGCTAAAGAGCTGTTAACACCTGTAGACTGACAGCTGCTGTctttagaagaagaaaagaacgTCTCATGTGACTAAAACCGTGTTTCCTGGATTCCTTTTTCCTCACATCTTTTCCTTGCATAAGACACGAGGGAGGGAAACGAGGAGACATTTAAGACTAATGAGAAGCATCCtatgtatttttatctttttccaGCTGATTAGCATGCTGACCTCATCAGGTCGTCTCTCGGTTCCCATGGAGATGAGGGAGTTGTACTCTTGCTCCAGGAGCTGTCTGGCCTGGAGGAAAAGAGGTGATGTAGAGCTTTGAGATTAGTTTGAACTATTTGCAGATGACACATTTTCAGTGCAGGTCTGCTCTGCTGGCGTTCATTAGTTCATgtttaaacagcataaatgcATCAAACCAAGACTGTTTTAACCCCAATGGATCAAATGAGGCCAGTTAACTTAAAGGCTTTTGGTTTCTTACCGTACCTGCTCCTGTTTGAGGCTCAGACGATGGTAGTAAATTTAACTGATGTATtggtttacaaaaaaaaaaacaggatattGACCACTAGTAGTGCCCTTCATAAGTAAAAATATGTGGAAAATGTGCACTTTGATGAGCTGTCAGTTACCTGTGTGTTCTGATTGGGGATCTGCAGCAGCAGGGCCAGGTCAGTGTAGTCAAAGGTGTCGTCTAAAGCCAGCAAAGCCCCGTGGACGCCGCTCTCACGGAGGTTGTCGGCATATTCCTTCAGACCGATAGTCTGCACCCAGCACATCACACGCTCATTGGACCACACCATCACATctgggaggaaagaaagagaaggtgAAGGGAGGGGAAGCATCCATCTGCAAACAGCGAGATGTCTTCTGGCTGTTTTTATAACCCAGATCAGGTTTCTTTCACTTCCTGAAGTTCGAGCTGAATGGATCATGCGAGTCCGTTTGGTCTTATTAATGGTCTTCTGAAACGGTTATATTACCGGTTAAGTATCAATGAGTGATGGAGAGAAATTGCGAAACGTTTCTAATTTACTAATTTATCGTCTAACATTAACTGCACAGGTCAAGCTTATCATCAAACAAGTCCAAAACTCACAGATTTTCCTCACTTGGGAAATTCTTTTGTTTGGGGAATTCAGCCAAGATGAACTGATTGCAAATGTACAACATGTGTATCTCAAGGCACAGCGGTGGGAGAGCATGAGCTTCGGGTTTGTTTAATGACTGAGCGTGTTGACATTTATGTAATCCTCATCCGGCCGAATTGCATTAGAAAGCTGTGGCTTATAATCTTTTCTAAgtaaggaggagaggaggggggctTTAACCAAGGGGTGGTCCAAAACGTCTTCCAGAGACATCAGAACTcaaaagaaatgaaggaaatgtCTTAACCATTATCAAGTTTGTGGGTTTTCTTGGGGGGTCTgagtttattttatgttttatgctAAAGCAAATACATGTGTCATACTTCTATGGATGTTGGTCAGTCCATTACTTTGGTCTATTCATGGTCcacagaagatgaatcctactggttttactgacttttcctcaagGGCCAGAAGCTGATCAAAGTTTTCCATCATCCTATTAAATATCTACTAGACGGAttcacacaatttttttttttacagacattctGAATCCAGATGACTCATCCTCCTCTATCACcgccatgaggttcacatttgtggctTTGAGAGaaaggtcaaaattttaatttcttcAATACTgaaattcccatcagcctcaagtACTTTgagtttagtgctaattagaaaatgttagcatgctgacacactaaactaagatggtgaacatggtaaaaattataTCTGGTAAACATCATGATGTTagctttgtcattgtgagcatgttagcatgctaatgctGGCACGTAGCACCCATTCAGAAGCAGTCAATAAATACTGTTTCAATTATCTGACTACATGaccaataaaaaataaaacaattcttgTTTCTTGCTTCTTGTTTACCATAAAATGATACTGATAGGTTTTTTGAGTGGCGGTGCATTTCACAAATGCCAGACAGCGAGCAGCCTGTCCTCTTTCACTGCtgcacagaggaacagagaCCTACTGTCCGCTAGCTAGCTGCTTTTAATGTAGGTTAAGGTAAAAATCATGGGGAAACAAAGCAGTTTGCTTAAGTTTATGACAAAAAGACGTtgtgaggagcaggaggaagctCAAGTTCAGCCATCATTCTCAACCCAGACACCTACTCCTGCGATTGTTTCTCCTCAACAAGTTCCCAATAGCAATAAGCTGTACTGTTGAAAGACTCTTTTCAACTGCCAATAAAAACTGGCATCTGGCATCCTTTGATAGAGTGTCGTTTATGTGCCACGTCATGTTCAGGTGTCATTTTTAACGTTACTGAACATGTTGGTGCTGGTGTACTTTTAACCATACGCTTGAGTAATGATGCTTTTGCGTCTATCGGctgggtgtgtgcgtgtgtgtgtgcgtgtgtgtgtgcatgtgtgtgtttatgtggctGCCGGGCCAGGCTATGTTCAGGTGTCATTTTGAACGTCACTGAGCGTGTTGGTGCTGGTGTACCTCTATCTGTTGCGTCCGTcggttgtgtgtgtatatggctATACGATGCTGTTAATGTTCGTCTTGGTGCCTTTAACATTACCTCTGATGATGTATTCAGACCAGTATAGTTTAATGGCCTATATTGGTTAACATATGCGGTTCAGAACCTATTAAGTATGATAGGTCTTGGATGGACTATGCccacctgattttctctgtgcccCCTGTTTACGCTACTGTgctgttagcatttagctaactGCATACTGTGCAGCTCCACAGaactgctagcatgactgttaGCTCTTTGTCTTGTTAAGGTGTAGCTACTCATGTGAAACAAAGGGCAGAAGTTTAAGAagtaaaagaaagcaaaacataCTTTTGAATGTCTTGTTAAAAGTTTAAAGTAGTACAGCAAATGCTACTGCTACTGCCTCTACtgatactaatactaatactaataacaaAGACATCAATTAATAAAGTACCACAGCAAGATAAAGTGCACAAATCACTGGGTCAAAATGTTGCCCAATTTGGGTCAGAAAAGCACCAATACAACATTGGCTTACCTTTACCCAGTTGTTATCTATTATTTTGACCTAAAAACTGtcagaaatgtattgtttcttgtATAAAATGTTGTACATATGATATTCAAAAGATACagaagttattaacaatcaataacaaaccttgacatgtaagtttaaaaagagtagagCAGATTATAACAAACTTTAGTTTGGGTCAATAACCCAACAgtaataaaaaactaaaactggGTTAAAACATCCCCTTGTCTTGAGTGGCTTTCTGGGTAACATTAACCCAGTATTGTGTTGGTGCTATATGGACCCAAAATAGGTAAAACTTTGACCCAGAGATTTTTAGTATGTAATAATGTGCAATAGGTAGAAGTAAACGTATGCTTTAATAATAGATCAACAATAgttataatcattttaatgattaaCCTGGATATAGATGCATGGGTTTACATAGTAATCACTAAGGTATGCTTTGAACGAGACAATAG contains:
- the LOC137168166 gene encoding uncharacterized protein; translation: MHWLPLVAMVIASALPFPHNPVSRIAAATTELGFDKRREHRHEPAARPAAPAEPLTDYNFHGNASQMDYNMTAALSQQTNTQNLQNRKDYAKSSADEETSTFKVENQGTYQSNSNSGSDDESSDSLDVSTEGGTLRTEDISEDNSLPKDYKADSSSRQDYLSFADFSRKDNQDSTDRPLEVSAVETHSAVSPAAKLKAQRGPEPTVPSVQRRDASTVGTPVAGRSLTEEGLTLEAGLGLGTGLDNILEGDEMFLDLHPRVLFSPSPSPPEHPPLLLMLETGLLEEDGNREEQEDTDGHIEGHGDRAIDRSTTLSWADSSRVTSEATRPLKRDKRSHLIDRRRGEKSVCESESVWVTDKKSAIDSHGQQVTILQEIQTQTGPLKQYFYETRCRQAEQPSNAGRSQGSRGAAASAKSTGMGVAGAGCLGVDKKQWVSECKAKQSYVRALTKDANNRTGWRWIRIDSSCVCVLLSRANQTMGREVLTRQGRG